A stretch of DNA from Oceanispirochaeta sp. M1:
ATGCCCGTATGGGTTTCCTTTGAGTATATGGCTCAGAGTATTGCTCTCCTTTCGGGGATTGCCCATGTACAGACAGGGGGAGTTCCCAAGATCGGTTTTATTATGGGTGTGAGGGACTGCAGCATGGAACAGGCATGGTTCGAATTGGCCGATGAGGTGACAATCCAGGTTCTGGAGGAATTCCGGGAGGGAGATGTTGCTGTTTTTGAAGGCAGGGCTCTGGTTGGTGATAAGCTGTATTGCAGTGCTGTATTAAGTGTTGTTGAGAATAATAAAGAACTTATGGATCAGTGGACTGATAAATTTTCCATTGCATAAACAAGGTTCGATAAACAGGATAAAATAATATGAAGAAAAGAGTTTTGGTAACAGGGGCCAGTAAGGGAATCGGTCGGGCAATTGCTCTGGCTGCAGCCGAGAATGGATTTGATCTGGCTATTCATTACAATAAGGATATCAAGGGTGCGGAAGAGACAGCTGCTCTTGCAGCTGAACTGGGTGCATCCAGCTCCATACTGGGCTTTGATATATCAGACAGAGATAAATGTGAAAAAATCCTCACAGAGGATATGGATAAACTGGGTACATATTATGGTGTTGTCTGCAATGCCGGAGTCAGCTCTGATAACGCCTTCCCTTCTATCACATCAGAAGACTGGGATTATGTCGTTCATACTAACCTTGATGGATTTTATAATGTTCTCCATCCCCTGGTTATGCCCATGGTAAGGGCAAAGAAGGGCGGACGTATTATTACTTTATCATCAGTTTCCGGAATAATCGGAAATCGTGGACAGGTGAATTACAGTGCCTCCAAGGCGGGGATAATCGGAGCGACTAAAGCTCTTGCCGTAGAGTTGGGTAAAAGAAAAATTACGGTGAACTGTATTGCTCCCGGTGTTATTGAAAGTGATATGACCAAGGATATTCCCTGGGATCATATAAGCTCTTCTGTTCCTCTCAGACGCATGGGGAAACCAGAGGAAGTCGGCTCTCTGGCAGCTTTTCTATTATCCGATGGAGCTTCTTATATCAGCAGACAGGTCATTTCTGTGAACGGGGGAATGATATGAACAAACGTGTAGTAGTTACGGGTGGTGCAGCTATTACTCCCCTGGGGAGTGACTGGGACACTATCGAAGCCGGCTTGAGAGCTAAGGAAAATGCCGTTGTCCGTATGAGTGAATGGGACCGCTATGATGGTTTAAATACAAGGCTGGCCGCACCGGCTGACTGGACAGCACCCAAATATCCAAGAAAGAAAACCAGAGGAATGGGACGAGTTTCTTATATGGCTGTTCATGCAACTGAAATGGCTCTGGAAAAGGCAGGACTTATAGATCATCCTATTCTCACCAGCGGTAAAGCAGGAATATCATATGGTTCTTCTACGGGAAATGTGGATGCTCTTCTGGACTTTTACTCCATGCTTACGGACGATACAGTTCAGGGAATTTCAGCAACTACATATATAAAATCCATGCCTCAGACCTGTGCTGTGAATATCGGTGTGTTTTTCGGGCTTACCGGCCGGATGCTGACCTCAAATACAGCCTGTACTTCCGGCAGTATATCAATCGGATTGGGATATGAATCCATCCGTGAAGGTAAGCAGACTGTTATGCTATGCGGTGGAGCTGAAGAAATGGGTCCTGCCAATGCTGCAGTATTCGATACCCTCTTTGCCACCAGTACCAGAAATGATGCTCCTAAAACATCACCCAGTCCATTTGATAAAGACAGAGATGGTCTGGTTATAGGGGAAGGGGCAGGTACTCTAGTTCTTGAAGAGTATGAACACGCAAAAGCACGAGGGGCTAAGATATATGCAGAGCTTGTCGGTTTTGGAACTAATACTGATGGAGTTCATATTACGCAGCCTAATAAAGAGACCATGGAGCAGGCATTGCACCTTGCTCTTGAAAGCGGTGGATTGAAAGCGGATGATATTGATTATGTAAACGGCCATGGAACAGCCACTCAGCATGGAGATATTGCAGAGAGTCAGGCCACCCGGAATTGTTTTAAGAGAAAAATCCCCTATAGTAGCCTGAAAAGTTATTTTGGGCATACTCTTGGAGCCTGCGGGGCAATCGAATCCTGGCTGACTATCAATATGATGAATATTGGATGGATTGCTCCGAACCTGAATCTGAATGAGCTGGACAGCAACTGCGGGGAGCTTGATTATATACAGGAAGATGGAAGAGAATTTAATCCTGAATATGCAATGTGTAACAATTTTGCCTTCGGAGGAATAAACACCTCGCTTATCTTCAAAAAATGGGATCAGGAATAGTCTGACAGACGGTGGTATGCATTGTCGGATTGAGATAAACAGTTGTTTTTTCTGGAATTCTTTCGAATAAATATATATATTTAGAAGTATATGTTTAAGATTAAGGAGTCGTCAATGAAGAAGACTTTCAGAATAAGCCTGATATTGTTTTTTTTATCAGCATTTTCCGTCGCCGCAGAAAGCTATCCCCCCCAGGGCTGGAGTTCAGATATTCTGGAAGCCCTTGCCGAGTCTGAAGACACCGGTAAAGACGTACTTTTGAACTTTACAGGTTCAGACTGGTGCTCCTGGTGCCTCAAGCTTCGGGATGAAGTATTTGAGACCCCTAAGTTTAAGAAATATGCTGAAGAGAATCTGGTTTTGGTATTTCTCGATTTTCCTAATGGTATTGAACTCTCTGATGATGTTAAAAAACAGAATGAGCTGATGGCTCAGGTTTTCGGTGTTCAGGGATTCCCCACTCTCTGGCTTATGGACTCAGAGCAGGTTCCTATTATGAAGACCGGCTATCAATCCGGAGGGGTAGAAGCATATATCCGTCACCTTGAAGAAGATCGTCCTGCACTTGATGATGCAACAAAGAAAGAGTATCAGGACCTTATTCGCAAGGCTGTTAAAGATAATCTGGGAACCTGGTAACACTATATAATATCCGCTGTTGATTCAGCGGATATTTGATTTGGACGAGAGCATTTTCTCCCGGATTAATCCCTGCCAGTCCTTCGGCATTGCTGTGGGCTTTCCTTCACTGAGAGAGACACATCCCGTCTTGACCTTTATTTCACAGAGCAGTTCTTCTTCTCTATAAATATTCTGATCAAAAATAAGGGTGAATGTTTCACATTTTGTAATACTGGTTTTTATAGTAAGAGTATCATCCAGAAATGCAGGTCTGTTATAGCTTACATTCAGTGAGCGGACGACAAAGCCTATTCCCTGTTCCTGGAGGGGGCCTCGCTGCTCTCCGCCAAGCAGGCGTATCAGTTCACTCCTGGCATGTTCCGCCATTTCAATATAACGGCTGTGATAAACAACCCCGCCTGCATCTGTATCGCTGTAATAAACCCTCTTTAAAAGATTGTGGGTATTATCCTGTATTGTTCCTGATAAATTATCTTCCATGATCCTATTCTATAGTAGAGACCGACGGGTTGAAAGGCTTTCCAAGTTTTGTTCATTTCAGTAGAATACTTTTATGATATTAACAGTAAAAAAATTCCTAACAAACAAAGATAATGATTATGAAAGCATGACTTCCCGGGTTGGTCAGATGCGGATCTTTCTGGAGCATATTCTTGCCGGAAGAGTCCCTAATGAGAAGTACTCACAGGATTCTTTATTACAGTACTGCCGCTCTCTGGTGGAGGGGCAGAGAGATGGAATGGAGGGACTGGATGCCGGTTCCTGGAGTGTTTCACCTTCTCCTCTCGAGATTGCGGAAGATGATAAGAACGATTACCATTTTTTCCCGACATATATAGCCCTGGCTACTCTTGTTTTCTGCGGTGAAAAGGATTCCCGTGTTAAGGACATTCCAGGGTATGATGATGCTCTGAAAAAAGGATTTTCTTTTGCCGTATCATCTGAGCTGAACGGATACGGATTCAACAGTCTGTTTCAGCAGATGGAGGCCGTACTGATTCTCGGTTCCGGGGGCTGCCCGCGTTATCTTGTGAGCAATCCCGACAGCGGACCTGTAATGATCAGCCGGTTAAAGGAACTGGGCAATGATTTTCAGCAGCGTCTTGATAAAGATGATACGATTCTCTCCTTCGGCGGGGACTATAAGAGACAGTTTACACTGGCCTGTAAGCTCCTTGAGCCGCTGATGGAAAAATCTGTATAGTTTGCTGTTAAATAAATGATTGATTTCTTTTTCTCTTCGGGTTCATAATGAGTTATGACAGTCAGAAAAAAGAAGTCTTCTCCCTCTAAAATTACTCTGCCGGCTCTTTGTCTGCTTATTCTTTTACTTGCACTGCCCCTTTCTGTCCTTTACCTGACCAGGCAGAAAGAGCAGAAAAGGGTCAGTGAAATCAGAGGGCAGCTGGAGCAGCTGGGTGAACTGGTAACGGTTACCCAGTTGTACAGATCAGTTTTTTATACCAGAGAAAAAAAGAATTTTATCCAGGATAAATCCATTCTGTTTACAGCAGAGTTTATTGTTCAGGCCGGAGTGGATCTCTCTGAAGGTTTTGACCTCTCAGTAAAGGGCGGTCAGGCACGACTTATTCTTCCGCCTGGACGTATCTTTCTGGTTGATGCGGATGATACAAGTTTCAGACAAATCTTAATCAAAGAAAAATTCTCAAGTATCAATACCGGTGACTTCCTCCCTCTTGTCTCTGAAGAGGCAGACTCTATAGAAGAGCAGGCTGTGAATCAGGGACTTCCTGCTGCTGCCGAAGATAAGGCTGTCATTCTTATGAAAGGAATTCTCAGAGCTGCAGGTGTAGACAATATTCAGGTTGTATTTCGTGAGAGGGCAGGTATATGAAGACAATCCGGCTGATGATTATTCTACTGGTACTTTCTGTACTCCTCACTCTCCTTCTTCTTGTTCAAAAGGGAATCATCCGTTTCCCCTGGCAGCCGGAACGGATCACCCATGTTTATACAGAGCTTATCGAGAGCAGTGAAAGCTCACTATTGCAGACCGCTGAGTTTCGGTTCAAGCTTATCTTTCCCTATGATTTTGTGGATGAGGGTGATGAGGTTAACTGGCAGTTTCTGCAGCGGCAGTTTGAAAATCTTCCCGAAGAGTTTCCCATGCGGGCTTCGGAGGAATTCTATTTTGACAGAGAGATTCCCTTTATGTGGAAATATGCAGAATTATATGCTCTTTGTCGGGAGTGTGGAATTGATCCGGCGGGGAGAGGAGAAGACTTCATTGTTGTCTCAACCAGGACAAGAGCCGGTTTTAATTTTAATGAAGAATCTATTTTTCTTGATACAGAGCTTCCGGATGGAAAAGTGGTTTTGACCCTGCCCGGACCCGAAATAACTGCTATAATTATTGAAGACAGAATAGCTGAAGATGGCGGATATCCCGAGCTTGAGATGTCACCCTCCCAGTGGAGCCGTTTTATCACTGCATTGACTCCTGAAATCGCTAAGCTGGCAGTGGATGAGGGTATTCTGGATCTGGCGGAAGAAACAGCACGGTTTCTTTTAAGTGATTTATTCGGAGGAGCCGGTCTTAAGCTTCAGAGGATCGATTTTAATTATGAAACAGCTGAATAATAGGCTATGGATTGCAGTTCTGATCTTTTTTGTCCCATTTTTTCTTTGTGCAGAAACTGATTCTGCTCAGACATGGGGTATGAATAGAGATGAAGAGTTCGTCAGTATATATGATGATTTTGATGACGGTTCCTATGGACGTTCAGAGTACCGCTCTGTCTTCAGAACTGTAAAGATGTCGGCCTTTGCCCGTACAAAGACTCACCCCGTTGCCTCTCCCGCATGGGAAGAGACCAGTCATCTGACGGCAGTGGTTCTCTCTTCGGAGAGGGAGGAGGAGATTCGGCAGGGAGCCTATTCTCTGATTCTCAGGGAGATGGACGGAGTCTATTATTACAGTAGAGACGGGGTGAATTTCTCATTTACACTGGAGAAAGCAGGGGAAGAGATCCGAGCTGTACTTGAAGGGTATTATCAGGGTAGAAATGCTGATTGGCTGGAACCGGTCTGGAATCATTATCAGGAGAACTATATAATCAGAATTCATAGCGCCGAAAATATATTTGAACCTTGGCGGGAAGTTATTCAGTACAGAGAGGCTATTCTTATGGCAACACTGCTTGGAGACCGCGATCAGTGGCTCTGGGGGATTCATGACGGCAGCGATATTCTAAAACTGCCATAAGAAGTGTTGATTTTTTACCGGGCTTAGAGTTATAGTCTAGGCGGTTTTTAAGTGAGGTAGATTATGAAAAGCACAGACTTGGCCCGGAAAGACCGGGATTTAAAAAAAGCCAGAAAAAAAGAAGATGTTCTTCAGAGAAAAATGGAGAAAGGTGACCGGAAGATAGGTGAATACATCTCTGAGCTGGCCGATTTGTTTTTCCATGACGATGTTAAAATTTATAATATCGAATCCAGTGAAGATATAATGATGCTTCTGGAAGAGTTAAAAGAAGATCAGCCTGAAAAACAGTGGAATACTGTTCTGCGTAAGGCTATTAAAAAGACCAAGGTTAAAGAAAAAGATGCTGCCCTGAGTGAACTCAGAGCAATGGGAGATATTCCTGAGGATTGATCAGGGATATAGCTCCTCACCACGACGGTCCGGGATGGAACTCAGTTCCTTTCCCCGGCTGCTTTCTGAAATGAAGAGTCCGCAATAGCATTGCCCGAACTCTTCTACATCAGCTTTACAGTAGTCACAGGGGCAGCAGATGTCCCTGTCTTTTTTTTTGTCTCCCCAGGATTCACGACAGGGACAACAGTAATAGCCGAGGCTGTTATACATCTCCATCAGACCCTCTTTTATTGACTCGATATGATCCTTATCGGGATTTAGAAGAAGATCCTGCTTTACTGTGACAGCTTCGAGAAAAATCTGTACATCCTTTATTGTCTTCTCCCTCATGATTACTCTTGTTCCATTAGTTCTTTTTCCCAGGCAATGCGTATAAATCCTGTAAGAATCTCTTTATCGTCAATGATCAGGGTAGGATAGCTGAGACGCTTATCATACTTTTCTGTGAACTCAATTTTCATCTTCTTTTTCAGCTCAGTATCAATTTTGTCCAGAAACAGGTAGTCGTAGCTGAAATCATTGTCATCCAGAAACTGTTTTCCCTTTTTACAGAAGCTGCAGGTTGTTAATCCGAGAAGCGTCAGTTTGTGATCTGTTCTGCTTCCTTCACTTTTGCTAAAATCCACATTATCAAACATTATCATATTCTCCTGTATTCAAATTTCTGTTTTTCATTGTCTTAAGAACAGAATGATTGTAATTTTGTATAACTATATTGTAAGCGATTCAATCTGATTTTACAGTCTGAATTTTTGAATTGGCAGTGAAGTTTTGAATTTAATAAATGAGAGGAAATTTTATGAAAGATATGAAGAATAGAAGTGAATTTGACGAGGCCCTTGCCTCTGATAAATATGTGTGTGCCTTGTTTACAGCAGACTGGTGCCCCGATTGCCATGTGATCAAACCTATAATTCCTGAACTGGAGAAGGTCTATGGAGATGAATTTGACTTTATTTCCCTGGAGCGGGATGAGTTTCTTGATCTCTGCCAGGAGATGAATGTATTCGGAATCCCCAGTTTTATCTGCTACAGTAAGGGTGAGGAATGTGGCCGTTTTGTAAGTAAGGATGCCAAGACCAGAGAAGAGATCGAAGAATTTCTTAAGAAAACAGCAGCTTCCTGAACTCCTCAACAGTTTCCAGATAGTAGCTGCAGTGCTTCTTCATATACTCCCTGATTTCAGGGATATTGTGTCCCCAGCCTGCAGCCGCTATGGGAACCGAACTTCTGCGGCTCATTTCAACAGCCGGTTTCAGATCATCAAGAATAAGCACCTCTTCGGGCTTAAGTTTATAATGTCTTAATATCTCCAGAACAGGATAGGGATTGGGTTTTCGTTTTTCAGTATCAAAATCCCAACCGAATACAAGTTCCGGCAGATCTTCTGCATCTGCATGTTTATAGTCTCTGCGGATAAGATCCTCTTCAGAATGGGATACTACGGTAATTATACCGCCGCTGTTTTTATATTCTCTCAGTATATCCAGATACCCTGGAAAGAAGGGCGGAATATGCTGAGTAGTGAATTCTCTCCATATTCTGTACTCCTCCTTAACTTCTTCTTTTGAAAATCCGAGTTCTCCTGTCATGTATTCCATAATACCGGGAGAGAAGTTCTTTAACAGCCATCCATCCAGGGTTGCAGGTGCATGGCCGGGACGGAGCTGGCGCATGACTTCAATATGAGCCGGATAGTGGATGTGGGGTGTACTTTCGACTGATGTGTCATCATGGTCGAGTATGAGGCATCTGTATTTCAACTCTCTTCTCCCGGGTTCTCTGCGTTTTCAAGAAGTCCCTGATCGGTGCTTTTATTATGTTCAAAGAGTCCGGTGAATCTGGTTCCGTCACTCCAGGTGAATGATCCGATTCCATGCATCTCTCCCTGGACAAACTGACCCCTGTATCTGCTGCCGTTGGGCCACAGACATTCTCCTTCACCATGGGGCAGACCGTTTTTAAACTGTCCGGTGTAGCTGCTGCCGTTTTTATGAAGCAGGTTGCCATTGCCGTCCAAATGGCCGTTTGAGAATGTGCCGCTGTATCTGCTGCCGTCCCTTCCCCAGAATTCTCCCTGTCCGTCGGGGATATTGCTGCAGTTTACTGACCCTTTGTATCTGCCGTTTTTAAACATTACTTCGTTTTCAGCAGGGATGACTTCCTCTTCCTGGATCTCAATATCTGATTTTGCATCATCTATTGATTCGACTGTTGCCATAGCTGTTGTGGAAGGCTTTGATTCAAAATGATCGGGCAGGGATATGATGGTATCTTCCGGAGGTTCTGAATTACTACTCTGATTTTTGGCTGATTCCACTCCTGATGACGCCAGGGATATGTTTCTATAGAGGATTTCTATAATGACTGGATCCTGCTTCTCTTCAATCCGGTAGCTCTCTCTTTTCAACCAGTTTTCACCATGGAAGGCCGTATATTCGTATTTGGTCTGTTCCAGAATCATATTGTCCTGATTTATCACGGTCTCTTTGGATATAAGTCCCTGCATATTTCTCTTGAGACGGCAGCTTCTCAGTAGGACTCCCTCGGGATCTCTGATCTCCTTGAGGATCACATTCTTATATTCATCATAACCGTATGAACAGATGGTCTCCTGAATACCTGAAGACCATGTTGTTGTAAAGTTGAGTATGTCTTTATTGCTGTAGTGGTAGCTGATCTTTTCATCATCCTGAATTTCAGTCAGAAGTCTGCCTGCAGAGTATTGATAAATGCGTTCACGGCTGATCTGTTCGTCATTTCTGACTTCCACTTCTTTTTCCAGAAGATGGTCATCATTGTAGTGGTAGAAGGTCGTTTTTCGAGATTCCTGTCTCTGGATAAGAAGACCGCTGTTGTCGTAAAAGAGTTTGGCTACAAAGAGCCTCTGTTCTTCCTGTTGTGCCGGCTGATCCGGATCGGGTCTGACTGATTCGATGGTCATTGAACTCAGTTTTCCACGGCAGTTGAACTCTTCCATAAAAGGATTATGGTTTGAAAAGCAGAAAGATTCAATCGATTCTTTTTCGGTATTTAGAGACAAAGGGTTGAAGTAATAGAAGACAAGTCTCAATTTATCCCTTTCTAAAACCGTTAATAAGAGTGTATATTAAAAATACACCACAAAAGGTTCCTTATAAATGAAAAAAGTTCTTATAATCGATGATGCATCCATGTACCGTGAGTTCATGCAGTCTCAGCTGACCAATTATGGCTTTGATGTTAATGCAGCCATTAATGGACTGGACGGAGTGTCCAAGATAAGAAGTTTCATGCCAGACGTCATTATTATGGATTATTTGCTCTCCCGTAAAAGCAGTCTTGATGTACTCAAGGACAAGATGCGGGACCCCAATGCCAAGGATCTCCCTGTTATTATGTGTTCTGCCAATGTGGACCGCAAGAAGATCCTGGAAGTCGCTCCCTATGGTGTAAAAAAATTCCTGAATAAACCCATTAAGATAGATGCTCTTCTTGCAGCTCTTTCAGAGATACTGGGTGTGGACATCAGGGTGGATGAAACTCCCTGTCTTCTTGATGCTCATCTTAATGATCAGATTCTCTTTATTGAGATTGCCAGGGGTTTTAATAACGAAAAGATCAGTCTTCTTCAATATAAAATTGCCGAACTCCTGAAGCTCTATAAGGTTCAGTATCCGCGGATTCTGATTCTTTTGACAGATATTCAGATGCGTCCCGAGGATAAGCCGAAACTGGACCGTCTGCTTGGAGAGGTTGATAAATTTGTTGACTCCTTCAATCAGGTTCGTATCCTCACTCTTGATGAGGATATCAAGAATTATATCAAATATCATATGGAGTATAAGTCAATTGAAATTGCACCTTCTCTTGAGAAGGCTGTGAGCGGACTCCTGGGAATCAAAGGCCTTGAGTCAATGACATCGGAACAGGATGGTGTTCAGGATGTACTCCTCTCCTCTAAGGATGATCAGAGGGGAAATGAGGTTTTTCAGCTTAATTTTCAGGATGAAGGAAGAAACATGACTGAAGGCCTGAAAAGCAGGAATCTTAAAGTTGCTGTTGTTGATGATGACTTTATTGTTCATAAAATCGTAGCTAAGGCCAGTGAAAAAACCAGCTGGTCCATGAGCTATTATTCAAACGGGAGGAAATTCACAGAAGATCTTGCACAGAAGAACTTTGATTTTCTTCTTCTGGATCTCATGATGCCGGATATGGACGGTTTTCAGGTGATGGAGTATCTGAAGAAGAATTCTATAATCATTCCCACAATCATACTGTCGGCTTTGACAAAAAAAGAGAGTGTCCTCAAGGCGAGAGTGCTGGGGGTTAACAGTTATCTGATTAAACCACTTAAACCGGAGGGAATTATTGATAAGATTATTGATGTCCTGGCCAATCAGAATGCGGAATAGCAGATGGCGGAAAAAAAGAAAAATATCAATTGGCAGGAACTCTTTAATCAATTTCCCCGGGCCATTGCGGTATTAGGGAATGACGGGACAATTCTCTATGGAAATGACCGTTTAAAATTTCACTACAAAAAATGGGGAGAAAGTCTTACTTTCCGTTATGAACCTGTCCGCAAAGAGTGGCAGGATTTTCTTGCAGCCTTCCTGAAGGGACAAAAGCCGCACGATCAGATTATTGTTATTGTTCCTGATAACACAGCCAACAAACGATGGTTCTCGATCAAGCTGACAAGAAGCAGCAGTAATTCCCGAATTTTTATGCTGGAAGAAGATATCACTGATCAGCATATTTATGAACAGAATTTGAAGAAAGCAAGGGATGCAGCCGAGCAGGCTACAAGAACCAAGTCAGAATTCCTGGCAAATATGAGTCATGAAATACGTACCCCTATCCATACCGTAATCGGAATGTCTGAACTGATGAATCTGACAAAGCTTGATCAGGAACAGGAAGAGTACAGCTCTCAGATTCGTTTCTCAGCGGATGTCCTTCTCTCCCTCATCAATGATATTCTCGATTTTTCCAAGATTGAAGCCGGGCAGCTTGAGTTGGAATATACCTCCTGTAATCTTCAGGAGCTAATGGAAGATTCCTTGGACCTTATTGCCCTGGAAGCCCATAAGAAGACTGTGGATGTAGGACTTTATGCAGAATCCGGAACAGATTTTCAGGTTGAGGGTGATCCTACAAGATTACGGCAGGTTGCTGTGAACCTGACCAATAATGCAGTAAAATTCACCCAGAAGGGACAGGTAATGATTTACCTGACCAGACTGGAGCAGGATGCCCGTTCAGTAACCATCAAGGTTTCTGTTAAAGACAGTGGAATAGGAATTCCTGAAGAGAAGAAACAGAGACTCTTTGAGGCATTTACACAGGCCGATTCATCCACAACCAGACGTTTCGGCGGAACCGGTCTGGGGCTGACAATATCGAAGAACCTGGTTGCCCAGATGGGGGGAGATCTTCAGGTTGAAAGCGAGCCAGGTGTGGGTTCTGAGTTTTTCTTTACCCTCACATTTCCACGGGCCGTTCCATATAGAACAGTAGCAGCCGGGTTTGAATTCGGTGAAAATCTTAAGAGTCTGTCAGTACTCCTTGTGGATGATAATCAGAGTATTCGTGAATCCCTTACATCCTATCTTGAAAGCTGGGGTTGTATTGTGGATCTTGCCGGTGGAGGGCGTGAGGCTATCAGTATGATGGAAGGCAGGACTGCAACAGAGAAGCCCCATTATGATCTGTGTATCTGTGATCAGATGATGCCTGAGATCGACGGCTGGCAGCTGGCCAGTGAAGTCCGTGCAGACAGTGCTCTTGCCGATACCAAGATGATTCTTATGTCTCTTAAGGGCCGGGGCACGGAAGAGGCTAAAATGAAGCTTCTGGGCTGGTTTTCCGCCTATATCACCAAGCCTGTAAGAAAGAAGGATCTCTGGGATAAGTGTATTCTTGCTCTGTTTCCTGAACAGGCGGAACTGGGAGATCTTGAGGAGCTTGAAGAACTGGAAGATCTGGAAGATCTTGATAAGGCTGAAGGAATAGCCAGGTCAGGGAGTGAACCTGGGAAGAAAGAGGGGCTTATCCTTATTGCGGAGGATCATCCTGTAAACAGAAAGCTATTCGAATCAATTCTGGTGAAGCAGGGCTATTCTGTTATCCTGGCGGAGAACGGTCAGGAAGCACTGGATATGGCAAAATC
This window harbors:
- a CDS encoding response regulator, whose amino-acid sequence is MKKVLIIDDASMYREFMQSQLTNYGFDVNAAINGLDGVSKIRSFMPDVIIMDYLLSRKSSLDVLKDKMRDPNAKDLPVIMCSANVDRKKILEVAPYGVKKFLNKPIKIDALLAALSEILGVDIRVDETPCLLDAHLNDQILFIEIARGFNNEKISLLQYKIAELLKLYKVQYPRILILLTDIQMRPEDKPKLDRLLGEVDKFVDSFNQVRILTLDEDIKNYIKYHMEYKSIEIAPSLEKAVSGLLGIKGLESMTSEQDGVQDVLLSSKDDQRGNEVFQLNFQDEGRNMTEGLKSRNLKVAVVDDDFIVHKIVAKASEKTSWSMSYYSNGRKFTEDLAQKNFDFLLLDLMMPDMDGFQVMEYLKKNSIIIPTIILSALTKKESVLKARVLGVNSYLIKPLKPEGIIDKIIDVLANQNAE
- a CDS encoding hybrid sensor histidine kinase/response regulator; the encoded protein is MAEKKKNINWQELFNQFPRAIAVLGNDGTILYGNDRLKFHYKKWGESLTFRYEPVRKEWQDFLAAFLKGQKPHDQIIVIVPDNTANKRWFSIKLTRSSSNSRIFMLEEDITDQHIYEQNLKKARDAAEQATRTKSEFLANMSHEIRTPIHTVIGMSELMNLTKLDQEQEEYSSQIRFSADVLLSLINDILDFSKIEAGQLELEYTSCNLQELMEDSLDLIALEAHKKTVDVGLYAESGTDFQVEGDPTRLRQVAVNLTNNAVKFTQKGQVMIYLTRLEQDARSVTIKVSVKDSGIGIPEEKKQRLFEAFTQADSSTTRRFGGTGLGLTISKNLVAQMGGDLQVESEPGVGSEFFFTLTFPRAVPYRTVAAGFEFGENLKSLSVLLVDDNQSIRESLTSYLESWGCIVDLAGGGREAISMMEGRTATEKPHYDLCICDQMMPEIDGWQLASEVRADSALADTKMILMSLKGRGTEEAKMKLLGWFSAYITKPVRKKDLWDKCILALFPEQAELGDLEELEELEDLEDLDKAEGIARSGSEPGKKEGLILIAEDHPVNRKLFESILVKQGYSVILAENGQEALDMAKSESPDLIFMDCQMPVMNGYESTRQIREEGMKIPIIAVTANAMQGEQEKCFRAGMNDFLPKPFKNKDLLPVLKTWYKPMGSSDVEDLEVLEVLEDSAEVNGPQKSEKAPVFDFNQAMDTFMDDRDLLISLLEPYMDQVEGQLKALSVQGALEDMDEVRAIAHSIKGSSRNLSMLDLGNKAELLEHAGRDGDLDTAVSALPRVAEAFTRVKKVVMKILEKEPS